The window ATTAAAAAGACTTGAGAAAAAAATTTACTTCAATCTTATTGGGAAAATTCTGCGAGTGGAGGAAGAAGGAAAAGATTTCTTGGAAGAGGGTTGGACTGATGAGGAATCCACTCAAAGAGCATTGAAAAGCTTCGGTGAACAAAAATCATTAATTAATGGGTATCAGGAGGCCATATTTCCTTTCTATAGATTATATAAAATAGGCTCATGGATATTATTCGGTTTATATACATTAATTGTTTTGTATCACTTGCTAATAAAGAGAATTATTGTAAGACTATATGATTACATTATATGGGGAAGTAGTGCCCGTAATAATTTTTTCTTTTATCCAGAGAATTCAAATGGTTACTTTGATATTAGGGTTTGGCAAGAAAATTCTAATCTCGTACCTTTTCAAAATATGTTTTTTTACTTAAATAATACTGAAAATTTATACTTACGCGATATATTAAATAATACACTAGGGAATATTTTAATTTTCATACCTCTCGGTTTTTTCTTACCTATAATATTTAAAAGATATAAAAGGTCTTCAAAAGTAGTTATCATTTCAATCATGATCAGTCTTTCTTAGAAATTCTCCAATTTGCTTTGCAGCTTGGCCAATTTGATATAGACGATATTATCTTAAATGTTATTGGTAGCATAGTAGGCTATACAAGCATTAAGTTATGTTGTAGAATTTTGGTTTTTAGCAAAAATTTATATGTGCAAAAAACTACGAATTAACAAATCTGATGGTGTTTTATATTCTCAAGGGAAAGAGAAAGCTTAATTAGAAATATAATGCTTGTTCTTCAATAAAAGGTCAACCAGAAAAAAATCTGGCTGACCTTATATTACAATCGGACGCTTTTCTTGAAAACAAGGAAAAGTGCTTTTTTATTAGGCTCTGTTAAAGTTTAATTTTGATATTACTTATAAAATGGATGGAAGTCACATTTTTATAATATTTTGCTTATTAAACTAACGCAACCCTATATTTTAAGTATAATTGTTCACAAACCTATTAATTAAATAGTTACATCTACTTTTTTTCAATCGCCATACGCAAGTTCGAGATAACGCCAATAAGCAATACTAACGAACAAACCATTTTTTCAAAAGGTGTTCCAAACAATTGTTGTATAAATCCAAAAGACCAAAGTACAACAAAAAACCAACATATAACGGTTATTCCTCTTTTGTATTTATATAATTTAATTCTCCCAACAATCAACGTAAAAACTACTCCAATAATAGAAATAACGATATTTATTACAGATATTGGTAGCTGTTCAGCGAATGATTCAGACCTTCCACCATTAACCCATGTGTATGGAATACTTTTGCTTATAATAAGAAAGTGGATAAAGATAGTCAAAAAGTAAAAAATAATTCCCATAAATACAGCAGTTTTCATATTAATTTTCCTGAGTTTTTCTAAAATAGAATCACCTCATTTTTCTTCCTGTTTCAATTTTATGCGTTTAGTAATTGTTATAATCCTGTTTAATTGTTACCCAATGATAATTATGGCTAAAGAAATAAAGGATAATCAATAGCAAAACTATAGCTGAAATACAGAAAGAAGTTGACTTTACCGTCTTATCTCCAACAAGAATTTCTCACGATTGGAAATTAGAAATCAAAACTTCTCCTTGGCTAATGCTGCATATATGGACTGCAAGGACACAAAATTGATGGTCTAATTGATTTGAGAAAAGGATTCGATTAATTTGTGACGGTTCACCCCATAGTAAACAAGTTGATATAAACGGAAACATTGGATATTTTTGAAAATGGGGCAATAGCGGCAAAATAGATCATAATGGAGAACTTATCACTGGAGGGTTACTTAGATGTGCCCAAGATGGTCCTTCTGTAGAAATGCTGAGTTACAGTTTATCTCAGAATCATATGTTAGAAATTGCAAGGTCAATGAAATAACACTCTTCCACAATCGGGAGCGTTTATTTATTAACACGCTTTTTACTTTAAAGCTTACTTAATTAAAGATAAAGGATCTTTTACTAAGGTTATTCCTTGTGTGTTTATAAAAAATATATTAATCCAGCAAGCCCTAAAGAACTTAGTCCTACTAATCCAGAAATCATTCCTATCTTTGTTCTAAAATTCCTATGGTCTTCTGTTTCAGTATGAAAATTTGCCCTTTGTTGTTGTCCATCAGTCCAAGCGCCAATAAAAATACCGGAAATAATAATGCTAATGACGCCAACAATAAGAAATATATTCATCATTTAGGTACCTCTTCTA is drawn from Lysinibacillus sp. SGAir0095 and contains these coding sequences:
- a CDS encoding DUF5316 family protein encodes the protein MMNIFLIVGVISIIISGIFIGAWTDGQQQRANFHTETEDHRNFRTKIGMISGLVGLSSLGLAGLIYFL